The sequence below is a genomic window from Cucumis melo cultivar AY chromosome 5, USDA_Cmelo_AY_1.0, whole genome shotgun sequence.
ATTTCGGTCCTTCAACTATTTGATTTGCCTTGAGCTTGTTAATTTATCATTCCTGAAACTTTTATGTTTGGACTGATAGCGTATAAAATATGCTATCTATTTTTTGCTTAATTCAAGCttttttttgtgattttagGTTCTTGTTTGGATATTTAATAGGTATTGTTGAGCAATTTATGGGCGTAATTTAGAGTTGATATCATTTTGGAGTTAATTTAGGCTATTTGGAGTCAAATGACATCAGCCATGTGGCAACCTGAGGCAATCAGAAGCAAATCGAGTCGTTTAGATGAGCTAAAGAAGCCAAAAAGGTTCTACCTTCCACTGCCGAGATGCCCCATGGCAACTCAGGCGACACTGTAAGATAAAAGGGTCCTAACTTGCGTAAATGGCCAAGTACTGTGGCCCTGCCACTGCGCTCCAAACGTTTGAGACATAACTTGCATAAGCTTGAGCGTCGCGGTGGTTGGACATTattttaaatactttttttcTGCTACCAGCTAAACCTAGGTCGAAATACGCCGGTCGTTTTACACTTGATTTCTCTCTATTTTCTACTTTCTTTCATGTTGTTTTCATTCCCGAACATTCTCTCATCATCCGACATGTGGATGAGAGGCTAAGGCGTACTCGTTTCTAATTTAGGTTTCTTAAATTCTACTTTCATCCTTTAGAATTTGTGAGAACTTAAACTAGTTTTATCGTAATGTTTGGCTCAATTCTAAATGTAATTAAATTTTGTTGTATGTTAGACGCATGGGAATATATAACATTTTGCTACACTAAATTGTTTGACTTGTAACAATTAGATAAGAATTGGTCAGAAACAATGTAACTCCCCGAGCGGTATCACATCTTAATGAGAGGGATTTTGAggacatgaaagtaaggttaagaaaaacttaaaagaaTTCAAAGTTACTTCTTATACCAACAAAATACACCTTCCTTTTCGATGACTAGATCATATAGGAACTCAAAAGTTAAACATGCTTAGCTGGAGCAATTCTATATTTGGTGACCTCCTGGAGAATTTTTTCTAGGATACTTGTGAGGGAGGACAAAGCATGCGAAAGAATTTGTGTGTTGGTTTGTGAAAAGAACTTTCACTCTAATACATGTAAGGATAATGTTCAATGAATGAATTCTTTAGATAAGAAAGAAATCTCAACAACTCAAgttagattatttttttatatattgaaTTTCTTTGAATTTTCCTTTTTGCAAAGTGTGCTCCCTGTAGTTGACCCGGACTTGCCACTACGGCTAATTCTTGCTGTGTGATTCGGTTTTTTGTTCGATACGGGTCTGGGTGACGAAATTCGTTCGACCATGGACCAAGTGCTTAATTTTCATGTTAATGTTTGCCATTAAGTGCAAGTGGTCCTtatcaaaacatttttttcaagtTCCAAATGTATTTCTCTTATctagaaaaattatataaaatcaTGCGAGCATCAACTTTTCAAGccattttcctttttcagtTTCATTTTTAATCAATTCAACATCTCATAATAATTTGAAGATTTGTTGATTAAACAACTGAACTCGTACCTGGAATGGAAGAATCTAACTttctaatatttaattaatctcaAAAGCAATAATACAAGTCtatattcttcttgttgtttTAATTAACAAGTAACTAGGTGTGGTTGTATCAATAAACACCCATATATCTTAACTAGGTTGACACATCTTTATAAAGTTTTATATTAGTTGGGTCGTACTTATGGTGGCAAATAATTAAACACGACCAATTATATGCAGTAGTTATGTGTCCTGTTATATATTCAAATAACACACTTTTTTTTCCTATTCCACTGCAAATACATCAATCATAAATTTGAACAAAAATGATCAAAGTACTCTATGTAATTTACaagaaaattaattagaaaTGAAACCGACATTACTATAATTTCAAAGTTCCACCTTTAATTATAAGCAAAGAATGGAAGAAAAAACTGATTATGGTtaataaaaaagagagagaacaaAGGGCTAAAAGTAAAGTTTCAAAGATAAGGTTGATAAGCCTTTGAAAatgtaaaaattaaatataatgaGTGGTCAAACATTGTATGATTGTGTTCGTATCTTTTTCAAAGAGAGGAAAAAACACTTTTTTGTGCTATAAATACCATCCTCAAACCCTTCTTTACAAACCATCTTCTGAGTTCCAAAcatatagagagagagaaaaaaaaagaattagaaaaagagtgaaaatgTTTGGAATTGGGAAGAACATCATTGAAGGAGCCTTGAATACTACTGGAGATCTTGCAGGCTCTGTTATCAATGCTGGTGGTAACATTGTTGAGAAAGTTTCAAGTAttggaggaaaaaaaataaaagggaaAGTGATTCTTATGAGAAGTAATGTTTTGGATTTCACTCAATTACATTCCTCTGTTCTTGATACCTTCACTGAGATCTTGGGTAGTGGTGTTACCTTTCAACTCATCAGTGCCACTCAAGCCTGTAACATCTCTTTCCTCTCTAATCTAAATTTAcagttaaattacaagtttagcATCTCTATTTTGTGTCTTTCTACTATTTTTATAAAAGATACCTAGCGTTAGTTAGTAGGTGCTTCTGTATGTTTACTAGGTCAGACATATTCTTTAACACTTTCATTATATCTCACATTCTTTTCAATATATATCCGTTTAGAAACCCAAAGAAAATTTAGAAAACAATAGTCCAACAATAGAGAAAAGACCTcaagtattttttattttttttaacaatcaaGTTTAAAGTATTAGCAGATATAATAcaatataatgaaaataaatttatagaTATAAAAAATTTATCTAATGGATCGTATTATTGGTAGGAGTCTATCAACAAAtatatagattttgttatactttcaattttttaaaaatattaaaatatacttaattattaggGTATCCTTAAATTTGATGCCCAATGCAATTGGCCTAAAAAGAAAGTATAAAATGAGTGTTGCTGTTTAGTATTTTGCTAATAGGAGAATACCCTTTTTTTTCTCACAGCATTTGATTCAAGAGGGAAAGTTGGGAAGAAGGCATTTTTGGAGCAATGGATAACCTCAATCCCACCATTATTTGCTGGAGAATCTGTGTTTCAGGTTAACTTTCCATGGGATGATAATGATTTTGGATATCCAGGAGCTTTCTACATACAAAATGGACATACAAGTCACTTCTTCCTCAAATCCCTCACTCTTGAGGATGTTCCTGGCTATGGAAGAGTCCATTTTGATTGTAATTCATGGGTTTACCCTTCTGGTAGATACAAGAAAGATCGTATTTTCTTTGCTAATAACGTAAGTATTAAATTCCTTTTATGTGGGCTAAAGCGATGTGTCAAACCCTAGCTAACATATTCTGATTTATACACTAATCTCGCCGTCTATCTAACTTTGTTCAGaagaaagaataagaaaatattatttttcccttttttgtTTTACCTCTCTCTCTCCTGCAAGgaattaataataaatagttTATTTGCTTTGTGTATAGACATATCTTCCAAAGGATACACCGAATCCTCTTCGTAAGTATAGAGAGGAAGAATTGTTGAATCTTAGAGGAGATGGAACCGGAGAACGTAAGGAATGGGATAGAATTTATGACTACGATCTCTACAATGACATTTCCGAGCCTGGTGACGGGCGTCCAATTCTTGGAGGGAGCCAATACCCTTACCCTCGTCGTGGAAGAACTGGACGACGACGAGAATGGAGAGGTAAGATTTTTAATTATGGCACATTTCTTAACCATTTAGTAATTTATGAAATTCTTTAGTCAAACCGAAAgtttcatttatgaatttttttgttGTTAGATTCGAACTATGAGAGTAGATTGCCAGTGGTGTCAGGATTAAACATTTACGTACCAAGAGATGAAAATTTTGGACACTTGAAGTTATCAGATTTTCTTGGATTTGCATTGAAATCAGTTGTATCAACAATTCAACCAGCACTTCTAAACATAATCAATATTATACGGCCAGGTGGAGAGTTTGATAAATTTCAAGATGTTCATGATCTTTACGAAGGAGGACTTCCTATTCCATTGGATGTTATTAGAAATCTCACTAAGGATTTCACACCTCCAATGTTACAAGAACTTCTTAGGACGGATAATGACCAACGCTTACTCAAATTTTCACCTCCACAAGTTGTTAAAGGTATACTATATATAATGCATGTAGattaatttctatttcattatgTTACTTAACACGTACATTCTTATATTATGTCTTATTCGGTAGCAAATTTGgattatattttatgttttcaaatttattgaaaTAATACTTATATTTTTTTCCCTCTAATAATCACAAATAGAGGACAAGTTTGCATGGCAAACAGACGAAGAATTTGCAAGAGAAATGCTAGCTGGAGTTAACCCTCTAATCATTCATCGTCTTGAGGTAAAAAAAATCAGCTTTTTTATTTCTCCGTTCAGCTTTACACATTAATCTTTTTTCAAAAGATTATATGTTTtcttttgtatatatttttatagGTATTTCCTCCCAAAAGCAAACTTGATCCCAAAATATATGGTGATCAACATAGCAATATTACTGAAGAAGACATAAAGTCTGGCTTAGAAGGTCTCACGGTTGATGAGGTAAATATTAAAAACACCtaaacttttgtttttctttttttaaattatattatattattgtaatttaacattttttttcttatctataTATGTATACAGGCACTGAATCAGAGGAAACTATTCATATTGGATCACCATGATGCATTAATGCCATATcttagaaaaataaattcaacaaaaacaaaagcatATGCCACAAGAACATTGCTATTTTTGAAAGACGATGGAACTTTGAAGCCATTGGTTATTGAGTTGAGTCTGCCACACCCTCAAGGTGATCAGTTTGGTGCAAATAGCAAACAATATTTTCCAGCTGAAGAAGGAGTTCAAAAGTCAATATGGCAATTGGCTAAGGCTTATGTGGTTGTCAATGATACTGGTTACCATCAACTTATCAGCCATTGGTATGTTTGAtcgaaaataattaattactcaacaattaaaatgttttataatatatatatatatatgtatgtgtgtgtgtgtggttgtaatttatttgaaatataCGATGTAACACTTGAAAATTCTTATTGTAGGTTGCATACTCATGCAGTACAAGAGCCATTTGTGATTGCAACACATAGACAATTGAGTGTGCTTCATCCAATTCATAAGTTACTTGTTCCTCATTACAAAGACACTATGTTTATCAATGCATTTGCAAGACAGGTGCTTGTTAATAGTGATGGTCTTCTTGAACAAACGCATTTTCAATCAAAATATTGCATGGAGTTATCCTCTCACATATATAAAGAATGGAATTTCTGTGAGCAAGCACTCCCTGCTGATCTAATCAAAAGGTAAATCACCAATTACACCATTAATTAAGCcttttattttcatcaattAGTCTCTTAAACTATACAGGTTGGTTACAATTATACACCTGAACTTTTAATTAGTTGATGAATCACCTCTAGTGGAGTTTGTTgcaattaattatttatccCCCTAAAGAATGATAATCATAACTAGCTCCGTAAATAGAGGTAGTTtgtgcaaattttctttataacTATATTACAAAAGATGGGCATTTTATTATCCTTTGATTATTTATGCAGAGGTGTAGCGGTTGAGGATGCAAGATCAACACATGGACTTAAGTTACTCATAGAGGATTATCCATTTGCTGTTGATGGGCTTGAGATTTGGTCAACAATCAAAACATGGGTTACAAACTATTGCTCTCTATACTACAAAGATGATAATGCAATTCAAAATGATGTTGAACTTCAATCTTGGTGGAAAGAGGTTAGAGAGAAAGGTCATGctgataagaaaaatgaaacatGGTGGCCAAAGTTGCAAAATTTCAACGAACTGATTGAAACATGTACTACCATCATATGGATATCTTCGGCTCTTCATGCTGCAGTTAACTTTGGACAATATCCTTATGGAGGCTTTTGTCCGAATCGACCAACGATAAGTCGTAGACATATGCCTGAAGTAGGAAGTGCTGAGTACAAAGAACTTGAATCAAAACCTGAGAAGGCTTACTTAAAAACAATCAATTCAGTGTTTCAAACACTTCTTGGAGTTTCAGTAATTGAAATATTATCAAGGCACGCTTCTGATGAAGTTTATCTTGGACAAAGGTCTAGCATTGAATGGACTTCTGACAAAGCTGCATTAGAACTGTTTGAGTATTTTGGAAAAGAAGTGTCTGAAGTTGAAAGTAGAATTATTGAAAGGAACAAAGATGTGGATCTCAAGAATAGAAGTGGACCTGTTAATGTTCCATATACTTTGCTTCTTCCTTCAAGTACTGAAGGACTAACAGGTAGGGGTATTCCAAACAGTATCTCTATTTGAAGGGACACTTTGAGCATATGGTTATGTTGGATTATAAATATTTCGTCTTTCCTTTGTGTTCTATTGTAACTTTCTTATGTTTGAAAAAATGCTACTTCTTTGGCTACTCAtgaaataaaatcataaaagaGTGGGCTTTAGAGGTAGCTTTGTATTTGATATATTAATGAATAAAAGTTATGCTTTTAAAGTAATGTGTTGTACAATAAGTATATTTCTTAAACTAGCTACGTGATTATATATTAAGGAGAAAACGATTGTATTGTTTAGATACAAATAGGGGTATGTTTGTAACCATGTCTCTTGTGATCTTTAACTGAGAGCTCATTAATTACTACCATGCACacaatttaaaatcaaaattagcTTATCTTTGAACTCCATATAAAGATTTTCTAAGTGAATAGACTTTTATTGAAAATAATCTCATTAATgatttaaaaaaggaaatagtTTGGGATTCCTAGCTATAACGTGGATAAAAGgatctttaaatttaaactacTAAACTCAATATTCCTTCTCTTCTATTATTTCTCTCAACCTAGGGATAGTTGTTGAGAAATGGACGGTTCTTAGTTATTAACAGTAGTTGTAAACACAATTATATCCAATCAAAGAAACTACAGTATTAGGAAAAAATACATAACACATAAACATTTGTTAACCCAATTCAATGATTACACATTTACATCTGGGGATGGTTTGCTGGAGTGTATACAATAATTGTttaatacatagttatgactgGAGTACAACACTCTACATAGTTACTATCGTGTTGTCTTAGAACTGATTCATCAGAACTAAATATGTGAGAACATAATACCATAACTCATAAGAAGGATAGAATATCTCCCC
It includes:
- the LOC103494856 gene encoding linoleate 9S-lipoxygenase 6-like, with the protein product MFGIGKNIIEGALNTTGDLAGSVINAGGNIVEKVSSIGGKKIKGKVILMRSNVLDFTQLHSSVLDTFTEILGSGVTFQLISATQASFDSRGKVGKKAFLEQWITSIPPLFAGESVFQVNFPWDDNDFGYPGAFYIQNGHTSHFFLKSLTLEDVPGYGRVHFDCNSWVYPSGRYKKDRIFFANNTYLPKDTPNPLRKYREEELLNLRGDGTGERKEWDRIYDYDLYNDISEPGDGRPILGGSQYPYPRRGRTGRRREWRDSNYESRLPVVSGLNIYVPRDENFGHLKLSDFLGFALKSVVSTIQPALLNIINIIRPGGEFDKFQDVHDLYEGGLPIPLDVIRNLTKDFTPPMLQELLRTDNDQRLLKFSPPQVVKEDKFAWQTDEEFAREMLAGVNPLIIHRLEVFPPKSKLDPKIYGDQHSNITEEDIKSGLEGLTVDEALNQRKLFILDHHDALMPYLRKINSTKTKAYATRTLLFLKDDGTLKPLVIELSLPHPQGDQFGANSKQYFPAEEGVQKSIWQLAKAYVVVNDTGYHQLISHWLHTHAVQEPFVIATHRQLSVLHPIHKLLVPHYKDTMFINAFARQVLVNSDGLLEQTHFQSKYCMELSSHIYKEWNFCEQALPADLIKRGVAVEDARSTHGLKLLIEDYPFAVDGLEIWSTIKTWVTNYCSLYYKDDNAIQNDVELQSWWKEVREKGHADKKNETWWPKLQNFNELIETCTTIIWISSALHAAVNFGQYPYGGFCPNRPTISRRHMPEVGSAEYKELESKPEKAYLKTINSVFQTLLGVSVIEILSRHASDEVYLGQRSSIEWTSDKAALELFEYFGKEVSEVESRIIERNKDVDLKNRSGPVNVPYTLLLPSSTEGLTGRGIPNSISI